The Henckelia pumila isolate YLH828 chromosome 2, ASM3356847v2, whole genome shotgun sequence genome includes a window with the following:
- the LOC140884474 gene encoding uncharacterized protein, whose product MASSSPAMKFSLLLLFSLLSYPQTQARDSQLFNKVYPSSASASASATTAVPNQDPPLNNNVQQEQESESEPEPEPSFFPQEKENGYGLYGRESRQQLPRPSTGAAAESGDRPNYRQLPRNYNPVAYLTETEEDDDDKDDEVSYTTTLENYYNDARKKSKQNQLEDEETSEPEQDRSIYNNYQYSGGSSFNSEPQGDAGRNSRGNDGGEESGFRPQGMSDTRYLENGKYFYDIKTEKYSRNHPYAVLNNDERKYYNYGANNENSMSDESYDQNQYEFQNEGNNMP is encoded by the coding sequence ATGGCTTCTTCCTCTCCGGCCATGAAATTCTCACTCCTCCTCCTCTTCTCTCTGTTATCCTACCCACAAACTCAGGCGAGAGACAGCCAATTATTCAACAAAGTCTACCCCTCCTCCGCCTCCGCCTCCGCATCCGCCACAACCGCTGTTCCCAACCAAGATCCACCTCTGAATAACAACGTCCAACAAGAACAAGAATCCGAAtccgaacccgaacccgaacccagTTTCTTCCCCCAGGAAAAAGAAAATGGCTACGGCCTTTACGGCCGTGAGTCCCGCCAACAACTCCCTCGTCCCTCCACCGGCGCCGCCGCAGAATCCGGAGACCGCCCCAATTACAGGCAACTCCCAAGAAACTACAACCCCGTGGCATATCTCACAGAAACAGAAGAAGACGACGACGACAAAGACGACGAGGTTTCCTACACCACCACCCTTGAAAACTATTACAACGACGCCCGGAAGAAAAGCAAGCAAAACCAGCTAGAAGATGAAGAGACAAGCGAACCAGAACAGGACAGGTCAATATATAACAACTATCAGTACAGCGGCGGAAGCAGCTTCAACAGCGAGCCACAAGGAGACGCCGGTCGTAACAGCCGTGGGAACGACGGCGGCGAGGAAAGCGGATTCCGGCCACAAGGAATGAGCGACACGAGATACCTGGAAAATGGAAAGTATTTCTACGATATCAAAACCGAAAAGTACAGCAGAAACCATCCCTATGCAGTGTTGAACAATGATGAGAGGAAGTATTATAATTATGGTGCAAATAATGAGAACTCCATGAGTGATGAATCATATGATCAGAACCAGTATGAGTTCCAAAACGAAGGCAATAATATGCCTTGA